The Brachyhypopomus gauderio isolate BG-103 chromosome 12, BGAUD_0.2, whole genome shotgun sequence genome window below encodes:
- the rtel1 gene encoding regulator of telomere elongation helicase 1 — protein MPPLTVRGVTVEFPFTPYPCQQDYMNKVIECLQDKVNGVLESPTGTGKTLCLLCATLGWRQYFKDSISARKISEKMGGAELFPDRPLSSWGTAATDGDTPAYYTDIPKIIYASRTHSQLTQVISELKNTSYRPKICVLGSREQLCINQEVIRQESNHIKVHLCRAKVSSRSCVFYNNVDEKSTDKDIMNSILDVEDLVKTGKKERVCPYYLSRSLKQHADLIFMPYNYLLDPKSRRSHNIELKGAVVIFDEAHNVERMCEESTSFDLTPYDLTSAIDAVDKLLREQASDLTKGESAEEFNVESLSSGLKLDITTIAKVKQILMDLEFAINSFEMPSNGQGITKPGSFIYELFEKAHVNYETSTAIVEAMEQITGYLAGRPGIFLNTSGLQKVADILQLVFAVEPVEGTMRPHKGNSTEQFKVHIHPDTSSFKKKQNPDVWASTSTRKQGNVLSYWCFCPGFSMQELLRQDVRCIILTSGTLSPLTSFTCEMQIPFPVSLENPHVIGQDQIFVSIVDKGPDGVQLSAAFDRRFVPENMASLGNTIVNLSRVVPQGLLVFFPSYPVLDKTLEFWRANGHADRIENMKPMFIEPRGKGTFTEVIDAFYEKVNDPKSNGGSFFAVCRGKASEGLDFADTYGRGVVITGLPFPPRMDPRVVLKMQYLDETCRKKVSGVKYLSGQEWYRQQATRAVNQAIGRVIRHRDDYGAIFLCDHRFKGTEVRAQLPSWVKPYVRMYDNFGTVVRDAAQFFRVAQKLRPVPEKKVKGARREDTSTAVAGSSTGPGRSGAGSRLSPSAQKARVLDSHVPSLKRRRLEEHCGGDGSAKLCVQYETEMSSSKKPMSLLDALDSSASRSEDADALVGEERASRLSTLSLQHDKRMDDECRGGKRKIRVIQEQSASEASAAGRGKAFMLELKGSLSQESFTRIMHALQAYKASDDLDNLLLKAEGVLAQDRNTHGLLRGLYQFIRPHHKKRYDERCLLLTGQGCGYKAEHSLSREERETLSQRTAKVGTAEVGQSKQLDASKQLNHGGPHLGAHNPCKGQKSQQSGKGSQFSASLVSDVKKAIGAVKTNQLFVALQTYKKTNNYEQMVSTVVGLLTERDEDIVLLRRLAVFIPAHHAQQFSEMLSSLTGSSSVMCQDSDEASSTPVPDSQLSAGKSQSKISSFFSYPGRSHPPS, from the exons ATGCCTCCCCTCACTGTAAGAGGAGTCACTGTGGAGTTCCCGTTCACTCCATATCCCTGTCAACAGGATTATATGAACAAAGTGATTGAGTGCCTGCAGGAC AAGGTAAACGGAGTCCTGGAAAGTCCAACGGGCACAGGGAAAACCCTGTGCCTGCTCTGCGCAACGCTTGGATGGAGGCAGTATTTCAAAGACTCCATATCGGCTCGGAAGATCTCGGAGAAGATGGGAGGTGCAGAACTCTTCCCAGATAGGCCGCTGTCATCTTGGGGAACAGCAGCTACGGACGGGGACACGCCTG CATATTACACAGACATCCCCAAAATCATCTATGCATCCCGGACGCATTCGCAGTTGACACAGGTCATCAGTGAACTGAAGAACACATCATATAG GCCAAAGATCTGTGTTCTAGGGTCCAGAGAACAGTTGTGCATCAACCAAGAAGTAATAAGACAGGAAAGCAACCATATTAAG GTCCATTTGTGCCGAGCTAAAGTGTCCTCTCGTTCTTGTGTCTTCTACAACAATGTTGATG AGAAGAGTACTGATAAGGACATCATGAACTCTATCCTGGATGTTGAAGATCTTGTAAAAACTGGCAAAAAGGAAAG agtTTGTCCATATTATCTGTCACGATCGCTGAAGCAACATGCTGACCTGATCTTCATGCCATACAACTATCTCCTTGATCCAAAG AGTCGCCGATCACACAACATAGAACTTAAAGGAGCCGTTGTCATTTTTGATGAGGCACACAATGTG GAGAGAATGTGTGAGGAGTCTACATCGTTCGACCTGACTCCATACGATTTGACCTCAGCCATTGATGCTGTGGACAAACTCTTGAGAGAGCAGGCCTCAGATCTCACCAAAGGAGAGTCTGCAGAGGAGTTCAATGTTGAGTCCCTCAGCTCAG GACTAAAACTTGACATCACAACCATTGCTAAAGTAAAAC AAATTTTAATGGACCTGGAATTTGCCATAAACAGTTTTGAGATGCCCTCAAATGGTCAGGGAATCACTAAGCCGGGCAG CTTCATTTATGAACTTTTCGAAAAGGCGCATGTGAATTACGAGACCAGCACCGCGATTGTGGAGGCGATGGAGCAGATCACAGGGTATTTGGCAGGAA GGCCTGGTATCTTCCTCAACACCAGTGGACTACAGAAGGTTGCAGATATATTGCAA TTGGTGTTTGCAGTCGAACCAGTAGAGGGCACCATGCGACCACACAAGGGTAACAGTACGGAACAATTTAAG GTACACATTCATCCAGACACCAGCAGTTTCAAGAAAAAACAGAACCCTGATGTATGGGCATCCACTTCTACACGGAAACAAG GCAACGTGCTGAGCTACTGGTGCTTCTGTCCGGGCTTCAGCATGCAGGAGCTGCTCAGACAGGACGTGCGCTGCATCATCCTGACCAGCGgcacactctctcccctcacctccttCACGTGCGAGATGCAGAT CCCGTTCCCTGTGTCTCTGGAGAACCCCCATGTCATCGGACAGGACCAGATCTTCGTCAGCATCGTCGACAAGGGTCCGGACGGCGTGCAGCTGAGCGCGGCCTTCGACAGGAG GTTTGTTCCTGAGAACATGGCATCCCTAGGAAACACGATTG TGAATCTGAGTCGAGTGGTTCCTCAAGGACTGCTGGTGTTCTTCCCCTCATATCCTGTACTGGACAAGACTCTGGAGTTCTGGAGG GCCAACGGCCACGCTGACCGCATTGAGAATATGAAGCCCATGTTCATCGAACCCAGAGGTAAAGGCACGTTTACAGAG GTGATCGATGCTTTTTATGAGAAGGTGAACGACCCAAAGTCAAACGGGGGGAGCTTCTTTGCCGTATGTAGGGGAAAG GCCAGCGAGGGTCTGGACTTTGCGGACACGTACGGGCGCGGGGTGGTAATCACCGGACTGCCCTTCCCGCCCCGTATGGACCCCCGGGTGGTGCTTAAGATGCAGTATTTAGATGAGACGTGCAGGAAGAAAGTCAGTGGTGTGAAG TATCTGTCTGGACAGGAGTGGTACAGACAGCAGGCCACTCGTGCTGTGAACCAAGCTATCGGCAGGGTGATCCGACACCGTGACGATTACGGTGCCATCTTCCTCTGTGACCATAG GTTCAAAGGTACAGAAGTACGAGCCCAGCTCCCGTCTTGGGTCAAGCCTTACGTGAGGATGTACGATAACTTCGGCACCGTCGTCCGGGATGCTGCACAGTTCTTCCGTGTTGCACAGAAGCTG AGGCCAGTACCAGAGAAGAAGGTGAAGGGGGCAAGACGTGAGGACACGTCAACCGCGGTCGCGGGCAGCAGCACGGGGCCCGGTCGGTCCGGCGCTGGGTCACGCCTCAGCCCCTCCGCTCAGAAAGCCAGAGTCCTAGACTCTCACGTGCCCAGTCTGAAGAGGAGGAGACTGG AGGAGCACTGTGGCGGAGATGGGTCAGCCAAGCTTTGTGTCCAGTATGAGACGGAGATGAGCTCCAGCAAGAAGCCAATGAGTCTGCTTGATGCTCTGGACAGCAGTGCCTCAAGATCTGAGGACGCAGACGCCTTGGTTGGggaagagagg GCCAGCCGTCTGTCCACGCTGTCTCTACAACACGACAAGCGCATGGATGACGAATGCAGGGGCGGGAAACGCAAAATCCGAGTCATCCAGGAGCAG AGTGCGTCCGAGGCGAGCGCGGCGGGCCGAGGGAAGGCCTTCATGCTGGAGCTGAAGGGAAGCTTGAGTCAGGAGAGCTTCACGCGGATCATGCACGCGCTGCAGGCCTACAAGGCCTCCGACGACCTGGACAACCTCCTGCTGAAAGCGGAGGGCGTCCTCGCGCAAGACCGCAACACGCACGGCCTGCTCCGAG GGCTCTACCAGTTTATTCGGCCGCACCACAAGAAGCGGTACGACGAGAGGTGCCTGCTTCTCACGGGCCAAGGCTGCGGCTACAAGGCCGAGCACTCGCTCTCtcgggaggagagggagactcTCTCGCAGCGCACGG CCAAAGTGGGGACTGCTGAGGTGGGCCAAAGCAAACAGCTAGATGCAAGTAAACAACTGAATCATGGTGGACCTCATTTGGGAGCTCACAATCCGTGTAAGG GCCAGAAGTCCCAGCAGTCAGGCAAGGGCAGCCAGTTCAGTGCGTCTCTGGTGTCTGATGTAAAGAAGGCCATTGGAGCTGTTAAAACCAATCAACTATTTGTAGCATTGCAgacatacaagaaaacaaaTAATTATGAACAGATGGTGTCAACAGTTGTGGGGCTGTTGACGGAACGAGATGAAGACATTGTCCTTCTGAGAC ggttAGCTGTGTTCATTCCAGCACACCATGCTCAGCAGTTCTCAGAGATGTTGAGCTCACTGACTGGAAGTTCCTCTGTGATGTGCCAGGACTCGGATGAAGCTTCCAGCACCCCAGTCCCAG ATTCACAGCTCTCTGCAGGAAAATCACAAAGCAAGATATCATCCTTCTTCTCCTACCCAGGGAGATCCCATCCGCCATCCTGA
- the zgpat gene encoding zinc finger CCCH-type with G patch domain-containing protein produces MDEGSLEQAIETYSAQLQQVEAALACGLSSSEQADLLTLKEDLSQLIELTKSSLVSVKKSQLLASLEDPSLYQTGPADSQEQPNDGTLDDEFAAFYAELPEGNREAELSSKPGEDQEEEEEEEDISGTKVRAPYRTSWGTLEYHNAMVVCSEEADGEEGRVRVLYLHPTHKAMKPCTFFLEGKCRFMDSCRYSHGEVVYVSELRGFLEAELTNMQEGSSCLAKHEDGIWYPAKITGIEDGIYTVKFDSLLLKEAVLEADSIMPPLRQEDSSSSSSDSEDDPEQCDVAYAKVFGSCKEDDMAQVNSSEFCGWEAHTRGIGSKLLLKMGYELGKGLGKTLSGRVEPVQAVVLPQGRSLDQCAELTLRKTRAAVSKENPTTGKRKTKRKRTSASSKPNVFDFLNSKLGDGAEGSSASSASSSARGVEVYQGGQGTKRLLNVQLFQTAERVNQVEREIQQLTASLKRRNGRDATLLSRLEEKLSASRKLLHQLKTQEQSIQRAQNKANTHKKMTEF; encoded by the exons ATGGATGAAGGCAGTCTGGAACAGGCCATCGAAACTTACAGTGCACAGCTACAGCAGGTCGAGGCCGCACTGGCCTGTGGCCTGAGCTCATCAGAGCAGGCAGACCTGCTCACCTTGAAAGAGGACCTGTCACAGCTCATTGAGCTCACCAAGTCCAGCCTGGTGTCTGTGAAGAAGAGCCAGCTGTTGGCTTCTCTTGAGGACCCCTCGCTATACCAGACTGGACCGGCTGACTCCCAAGAGCAGCCTAATGACGGCACTTTAGATGACGAGTTTGCTGCGTTCTACGCCGAGCTGCCAGAAGGTAATCGGGAGGCAGAGCTAAGCTCTAAACCGGGTGAAGatcaagaggaagaggaggaagaagaagatatAAGTGGCACTAAAGTACGAGCGCCTTACCGCACGTCATGGGGGACTTTGGAGTATCACAACGCCATGGTAGTGTGTTCAGAGGAGGCGGATGGAGAGGAAGGCCGTGTGAGAGTGCTTTACcttcaccccacacacaaagccatgaagccctGCACATTCTTCCTGGAGGGAAAGTGCCGCTTCATGGACTCCTGCAG GTACTCTCATGGGGAGGTGGTCTACGTGTCCGAGCTGAGGGGCTTTCTTGAAGCAGAACTTACAAACATGCAGGAGGGGTCCTCATGTTTAGCCAAGCATGAAGATGGCATATGGTATCCTGCCAAAATCACAG GGATCGAGGACGGTATCTACACAGTGAAGTTTGACTCCTTGCTCCTGAAGGAAGCTGTCCTGGAGGCTGACAGCATTATGCCTCCTCTGCGGCAGGAAgactcctcttcttcctcttcggACTCAGAAGACGACCCTGAGCAGTGTGACGTGGCTTATGCTAAAG TTTTTGGTTCCTGTAAGGAGGATGACATGGCTCAGGTCAACAGCTCAGAGTTCTGTGGCTGGGAAGCACACACTCGAGGCATTGGCTCcaagctcctgctgaagatgggcTATGAGTTGGGGAAAG GTTTGGGGAAAACACTTTCGGGCCGCGTGGAGCCCGTGCAGGCAGTCGTGCTCCCGCAAGGTCGCTCGTTGGACCAGTGTGCCGAGCTGACACTGCGCAAAACTCGGGCCGCCGTCTCCAAAGAGAACCCGACCACGGGCAAGCGCAAGACGAAGAGGAAGCGAACATCGGCGTCGTCGAAGCCCAACGTATTCGACTTCCTGAATTCCAAGCTGGGAGACGGCGCAGAAGGCTCCTCTGCTTCCTCAGCTAGCTCCTCAGCCCGTGGGGTGGAGGTCTACCAGGGTGGACAGGGCACCAAACGCTTGCTGAACGTCCAGCTCTTTCAGACAGCTGAGAGAGTGAATCAGGTGGAACGAGAGATCCAGCAGCTCACTGCATCTCTGAAGAGGCGAAATGGGAG gGATGCTACCTTG